The DNA window tttattttatttgaaaaatttatgaaattatatttttttttcaattttattttcattcaatgttttaatttgtaagatttgtttcttattattttaataaacttgaagaaaaataaaacattactaagttattttccagcttatttttcataatataatcaaatactgaaaaatatttttcaacttatttttcacaacactatcaaatattaataaaaatttatcttaaaaaaataattatttcttaaaaaaaattatttctcaataAATAACTTACATAGTCTTCTCAAATTTCGATCCTTCAATCAATGAACAGGTGGGACAGCTTGTACGGTTCAAGGTCACGTCGTTAATGGGAATGGACACCAAATTCTCAAACgcgtagtttttttttgtttatcaaaaataaatatctggGGAGCACAATTCACATTCGCGGCGGCATTGTTATCAAACGTCTTGGTTTcttgaacaaaagaaaaattagtggTCCAGAAAGCTTTGGCATAAGGAAACACAAAAAACGTATAGAAAGTATCGGTGTTGTTGCGGGAAGGGGCAATCAaatattttccttattttatgTTCACAGTACAATAAAaaggttgcttttttttttttttaatatggtacacaaaataattttttataccatattaaaaaaaattccggCACACAATAAACATGCTTATTGGATTATTTGGATAAAACAAGGTGATGTGATCAtaatctataaatatatatgaacACAAGGTAAAACATTGAAGTCAAACAAGTCAAAGCCACGAGATTCAACAATTCAATAACACTTTGTTCATTCACATAACAAATTGCTCATGCTCCTCTCAAGCacaccttttcttctccttgtatattttattttgttgcacATTATTACCTTTTTcacaagttattttttctttttatatttattaattcaagTATGGAAGACCCTTTATTTCTATAGGGAATTTGTTTTTACATACCCAAACAAAGCCTACCTCTTGGAGAATGCATGAGAATATGATGCAAAACCgcgttttataaaattattttttttactaaaaattaaaatttttatgttttttgaattgttttgatgtgcttatttcaaaaatattttttttataataataataatattattatattgatacATTTCAgtacgaaaaatattttaaaaaacaatcacaaccacactTCTAAACAAGTTTCTAGCCAACAAACTTCAACACAGGATATAGTCGTATAAGGCCTCATTCAATCTTGAAGTTTTTAGAACTTCATCAACCATGAACTCTAAATTATAcatcttatatttgttttaatctttCTTTTAACATTTAGGATATGATGGCAAACATTTTTTGCAGCGAGATAAAAATCTCATCTTAGTTAGCTTTTAGAGAGATCTATCATTCCGATGAAGACTAGCAATTTGTTTTAGGTGACTTAATTTAAATCTACCACAACATGTGAAATGCAACCCGTTTATGATTTAAAGGGTCTGGCTTGTTTGTTAGGATACTTGACCGCAAAAATTGGATATATCGGGTCAGAGAGATCCTCCCCGACATGCCAGCACCAAGTAGCAGTATGAATTAGTATCAGAAAACACAttcttagaagaaaaaaaatataaattcaatagtaataattagATAGATTACAACTACCATTTACGATTAAATTTTAGTTACCTCtccttcaacaaaaaaaagccaactattattttatactataaataaatctatacaaacaataaaaatataggatggaaataaaataaaataaaaataaatactaaatttataaattatcaaatataaaaatataaatatacaaactAGATAGATTGATTAGGTTTCAAAAATCTCAATCCACCTGAGATATacaatattttagatttttttttttaaaccgatTATCATGCTCAATACACACTTTTTAACAGgtcaagtaaaatgaaataatataaatattacatatTTAGCCGATTTTTTGAACACTCTTATTTTACATTACATGCATAAAGGCATGAGGCGAGACAGCTTTTTATGAGATGGCATGGGAACGAGAGCAATGAATCACGCCTaaactctctcttttctctttcttaacAGACCAATAAATTTCTCTATGTTAGTTACAACAAATCTCAACGTtccatttcttttcaaatacCTAAAAATAACATCAGCATTTTCTCCCTTTCAATCCTTTCTCCTCGcatctctttcattttttttaatcacaaatctaagaaaacaaaaatggggtttaaagcccttttCAACCGCAAGAAGAAGTCCAAGAAATCAGATTCCTCTGTCGATTCGCCATCTGCTATAGTTGCATCAACTAGCGGATCCAAATCACCTTCTATCAGGCTAAGACCCCAAGTTGAAGAGCTTGAGCAAGTTTTTAAGAAATTCGACGTCAATGGAGACGGCAAGATCTCCTCTGCTGAACTGGGCTCAATCATGGCAAACCTGGGTCATGAAGCAACCGAAGATGAGCTGCAAACTATGATAACAGAATTCGATGCCGACGGTGATGGGTTCATTGATTTGCAAGAATTCGTGGCACTAAACACACAAGGGGTGGATTCAAATGAGGTAATGGAAAACCTGAAAGATGCCTTTTCTGTTTATGATGTTGATGGAAATGGGTCGATTTCTGCTGAGGAATTGCATAAAGTGATGGCCAGTTTGGGGGAGCCTTGTTCAATGGCTGAGTGCAGGAAGATAATTAGTGGGGTTGACAGTGATGGTGATGGGATGATTGATTTCGAGGAGTTtaaggtgatgatgatgatgggtgCTAGGTGGGATTCCACGGACGCTCTCAAAGGAATTGGGAGTTAACTGACTGAGTTTTCTGCGGTGATTGACTGATTTTGGTTGGTCTTGTGGAGGTGGTGATATGTGGGTTCTGATTGATTTTCGACTCCAAGATCTGTAGGCTATTtctatttctaatttatttattatttgtgtttttatttttttaaaatgataatcatATTGGTGGATCAACGAATTTGTGAATATTATATTCCATTCAATACAATCCCTCctgttctttccttttccttttttattcctTCCATCAAAACATGAAAGATCAGAAGATATGAAGTGGGAAGCTAGCTAGCTTTGTTGGGTCGTAGCGGCAAGTGGAAGTGTTTCTAATAAAACGGGAATTAAGCTGACTCATTGCTTATTTATGTCGATGCTCTGCTGTTTTGTTATCATGGAGTTTGCTCATACATTTCTTTCACGAATTTGTTATCATAGAATTTGCTTATCTAAGTCCGGTTTAATatccattaagaaaaaaaaattgtcatggTTTAAAATactaagtttttaaataaaaaataaaaaataaaaaatatcttcataattttgatgtgattatataaaaagactatcaaattatcaaaagtcactgaaaattatcaaattatccAAAGTCTCAATTATTAGATTTATGGATttcacttatatatatatatatatatatatgagattatTTAAGAAGTAGATTTTAGAAGAATATTCATGAGATCCCATGAAAATATTAACTAGTaagtaattttatgatatttcatGGAGTAGCAGTATTTTATTAgctgtttttgaaatttattttcaaaaaataaaaaaaaaaatataattaaaaaatcaaaatcttaaataaatatattcttatcacttaggttataaattttatattttcttttcttttcttttctatttatatttatatttttctcttcaaaactagtacaaaaaaataactaataagataaatattaattacGCCCCGATAAAATTTTCCGTGGTTATGCTGTAAAATCTCAAAATCCCCTGCCGTTAGATCTCTTCCATCTAGGATGTGAAACCCCTGCGGTAAGAATATATTCTCCAgtacactaccagaaaatcaataaatacaaatgaaaatatCGAGGGAATATTTCCATTGGTAAATTttcgagggattttaccgacggaaatattccctcggtatatacggAGGGAATTactgtgggaaaaaaaaattaaaacaaagcaaaaaaaatgatgatgtgtcattttttaccaacggaattactgACGGAATTTATTCCGTCgggaaatccgttggtaaactgtgaatactgttcatcatgtcaattacaaagggaattaccgacagaattttccgtcggtattttccagagagctccagaactgttcatcttccaattgcaatgttaattgttttactttacagacaaaatcaccgacagaTTGAAAATTCGTCAGCGTGTTTTggtggttttctgaaaaaattcaattgattttaaattttcatttaaatattacagatagAATCACCGACggttaaaaaattatcagtaatttttggcggtttccgaaaactttttacgaaattaaaaatttaaattaaatattaccgatgaaattaccgatgaaataattaaaaaatattaatattcaattatccgtctgtaaatccatcggtaacgcgccccaataaaaaacctgaatccgcttatttcacaagagacagactcattatttctttttcttcttctattacttccacttcttcttcttcttcttcttcttcttcttcttcttctacttctacttcttcttctacttctactccttctttttcttcactatatgtaaaaaacatcaatatctatttctttctcttcttttctctcctcatctccttctcttttcctccatgctcgggtatgtcttcttcttctttcttcttttatcttcttagttttttttaattaatatgcttcacgaattttttttccttagcttcacttgcaagtatattaaggtaagatttttcttttttcttattttttcatgattttttcactatatttgttttttatttaattttaattgattttgttcttaataattgtataaatgttgttgtgagattttttttttcatatgagatcaatttttagttgatttatttataggatttttaaatttttagcaattgcaacttcattttttcatatgaatttttttagttgaattaatttttttgttttatttatttgttgcaaatttgtttgagttgattttcttattcttttttccaagcattttgagtatatattatacaatgttgatttatgttaatttaattattttataaaaatgaattttttttaaaatgttttttttaataattactgACGGAaattttcgtcggtaaatctgttggtaaatccgtcggtaataaaaaaatatttttaccgacgcgtctgttcctccagtaaatccatcggtaatattattaccgacggataaaaaattaccgacgaaagaTTTCACTAACGAAAATTCTCCGTCGgtaaaattaattaccgatggaatatgtgtcttacgccgacgaaaaaattccgtcagtaaaactgttaaatcttatAGTGGTATATTCTTGTTTGAATGGGAAACATCAAATGAGTCAAATTTATCTTCTTATAAATAATCCCATTGGATGGTGTTATTTTTACTTCGCAATTTATTATTTCCATTCCactattttatgtaattaatgaCTAATAAGACCATGTTTAATATGTGTCTTAGTTGTCCTATgatcttaatttcttttaaataattgcttttaatgtttatttgaaaataataaaacaagaagaaataaaaCTATATTAGTTAAAAAgcctattattttaattattttattttatttttaattagttaaaatttacactctatattaaattaaaattcatgaaaatttatctacttcaagtgaaaaaagtaaaaatttatagaaccatgaaaatgttgaatataaaaaagagctttttttagtattgcagttcaattgtatttttttttaaaaatatattttttagttttaaattaattatttttgagtgtttttggatttttttgatatactaatattaaaaataaaatttaaaaaataatatccatCATATTATCAATTAACTCTAAAATCCTCTAATCTCCAAGTAGAAGATTACATTACTGAGTAGAGTGCCAACAATGATTAACATTAATTAACCATATAATTAACCTTTCAATTACGGCGCGTGCAGCACATCAACAAAGAGCAACgtgaaaatcattttcaaaaggATCTTTTAtgtaaattgtttgtttttgtatattgatattaaaaataaaaattattttaatatatttttaaataaaaaatattttaaaaaataattgttattataatacaaAATTAGCTAATTCgaacatatttgaaaatataattgaaattattttttaaaatattttttatttgaaaatacattaaaataataatttttttattttttatatcaaaacaaataaaaatacacaaaaagtttaattcaaaaccaaaaaaaaaatcaaaatcagttGAAACTTCAGCGCAAAAACAGCTGCAAACCAGACAGAGGTGGGTATCACGTTTTTAGACAGGTGTGTGTGTATATcgcttaaaattaattatgataatcTCTCTTTGGTTTTTCTTAGGATAGATAGTTTAAggcttttaatttatatcttaGTCTGTCAAAAGGCATGTGGAGGTGGTCACGGAACTTGCTGGGGGTTATAATCTTTGGAAAGGTCAGGACGGTGGACTGAGACACGAGGAAGCACAAGTTCATCATGGGATGATACAGGAGCTTTTGCACCTTCTCCTGTTCCTCACCTGTGATATGCATTCATCGAGAGGACGTTAATCACATAATTAAGTTGGCATAAATTACAAGATTAAAAAACACCAATTGGAGGAATTCGAAATTAAGCCCAAAATCATAATCTGCTGGCAGAAAATGTATAAAATCGATAGTTTAGCTATGGAAAAGTGTGTTGTTTTGGACGATTGCTTGCTGAAGGAATCGTGACTCAGAAATTAAAGATGTTCAAATTGTTTTCGTTGCTCAAATGGGAAATGTCCATGGCCGTTCAATGAACTTTGAATCTGTTGCTTACGTAATATATACGCATGTACATTAGTGAACGTGAAGAATGCAGACAACAGTCAAAGGAACAAGTAATCGTCTGATTCTTTGACCCAAACTCGTAAGTTTTTAAATAGTTGTGGTTGGCACGGTTTCAAGAGTCGAAATGCAGAGAAACTTTAATGTCCTCTTTCCATCGCTCTCCTTCCCTTTCCGCAATACTAAAGTATTTCATGAAGAAAAcgtgttttctctctctctcacttgcAATCCATGTGTAAATACTTGTCGACACGTTCAAAACTTATCGCTAAGTCAGGCACGCAGGTATACAAGACCTGACGTATTGAATATACTCAGCAAACTCAGCACACTCAAGTCTGCTAATGAATACAATGAAGACATTGCACTGAGAAGACATTGCACTGATGAGCTGAAAACTAAGGCTGCTATAATAAGCTTAGCAGACGGTTAAAGTAGGCACAGCAGGTGGTTAGATTCTGTTGTAAAGTCTGATATTCTATTGTAAAGTCTGGTATTAATCTGTTATTTATATTAACTGATTCTGTTACTATACTAAATGTAGGCTATAAATATTGTATCAGTTAAATCAATACATAATAAGAAAATCAGTTAAACATTTTCATTTctaatatggtatcagagcattctctcttaaattttttttccgcatctttctctttcttcattCTCTCTTCTGTCTTCATTCTCAACAATGACTGAAGCTATTTCAGAAATGGATTCTTCCAATCCTTTCTTTCTACATCATGGTGACAGTCCTGGAGGCATGATTGTTTCGAATCAACTCAATGgtgagaattataattcatggaAGAGGGCAATGATGATGGCTTTATCAGCCAAgaacaaactcaattttgttaatGGCACCTTGCCTAGGCCATGCAATCTGTCAGATTCTCAAGGTTTGGCATGGACTCACTGCAATAATATGGTTCTCTCGTGGTTATTGAATTCTATTTCAACAGAGATTACCAACAACATCATCTATATTGATGATGCATCTGAAATTTGGAATGATCTTCAAGATAGATTCTCTCAACACAATGGACCACGTATTTTTCAGCTACAGAAGTCCATTTCAT is part of the Populus alba chromosome 10, ASM523922v2, whole genome shotgun sequence genome and encodes:
- the LOC118046432 gene encoding probable calcium-binding protein CML25; translated protein: MGFKALFNRKKKSKKSDSSVDSPSAIVASTSGSKSPSIRLRPQVEELEQVFKKFDVNGDGKISSAELGSIMANLGHEATEDELQTMITEFDADGDGFIDLQEFVALNTQGVDSNEVMENLKDAFSVYDVDGNGSISAEELHKVMASLGEPCSMAECRKIISGVDSDGDGMIDFEEFKVMMMMGARWDSTDALKGIGS